One Drosophila willistoni isolate 14030-0811.24 chromosome XL unlocalized genomic scaffold, UCI_dwil_1.1 Seg142, whole genome shotgun sequence genomic region harbors:
- the LOC6644584 gene encoding coiled-coil domain-containing protein 25: MVFYFKSTVVQPTAKLYMGRDKHENEELIRWGWPEDVWFHVHNLSSAHVYLRLTKGQTIDDIPTDVLIDAAQLCKANSIQGNKVNNLEIVYTMWENLKKTPDMEPGQVAYHDEKAVRKIRLEKRVNEIVNRLNKTKTEEEHPDFRGQREARDAAERQDQKRVQREKQEKEKEAAKQRALEAELRSYASLQKSENMRTNYDAGNESDDFM; this comes from the coding sequence atggTATTTTACTTTAAAAGCACTGTTGTCCAGCCTACGGCCAAATTGTATATGGGCCGCGACAAGCACGAGAACGAGGAACTCATCCGCTGGGGCTGGCCGGAAGATGTGTGGTTTCATGTCCACAACTTGTCATCGGCGCATGTCTATTTGCGCCTAACAAAGGGTCAGACCATTGATGATATTCCCACCGATGTCCTAATAGATGCCGCACAGCTATGCAAGGCCAATAGTATTCAGGGAAACAAGGTCAACAATTTGGAGATTGTTTACACCATGTGGGAGAATTTGAAAAAGACTCCAGACATGGAACCGGGTCAGGTGGCCTATCACGATGAGAAGGCAGTGCGTAAGATTCGCCTGGAGAAGCGTGTCAATGAGATTGTCAATCGCCTTAATAAAACCAAAACCGAAGAGGAGCATCCCGATTTTCGTGGACAGCGCGAGGCTCGCGATGCCGCCGAACGTCAGGACCAAAAGCGTGTGCAGCGCGAGAAACAGGAAAAGGAGAAGGAGGCAGCCAAGCAGCGTGCCCTGGAGGCCGAATTGCGTAGCTATGCATCACTTCAGAAATCAGAGAATATGCGCACCAACTATGATGCAGGCAATGAATCGGATGATTTTATGTAG
- the LOC6644753 gene encoding RNA 3'-terminal phosphate cyclase yields MSFMEIDGSFLEGGGQALRNALSLSCILGRPVRIIRIRANRPKPGLSHQHLHGIDLLRSVTQAAVKGNHMGSTEVEFSPRQIRADNYQVDTGTAASITLVYQVALPVLLFAGQFSRLEAFGGTNVAFAPPVEYMQEILEPNLRRFGVTFNLNVVRYGFYPRGCGRCILDVEPVSFLKPIQLLDFGQLQEVKGWALCSGRVPRSAGRDMQQTALREIQRQWPQHNCNIQVVKLAHDKGPDNGGGFLMKAITSTGCILGSGIVGGKTVNGHELGARGVSELNGILKTEGCVDEHMQDQLIIYMVLAKGRSSIRTGALTNHTRTAIHVSEQMTGVKFDIEDDGEGHFVISCDGIGFEVPKSEEV; encoded by the coding sequence ATGAGTTTTATGGAAATCGACGGGTCTTTCCTGGAGGGCGGTGGACAAGCTCTGCGTAATGCCCTCAGTTTGAGCTGCATCCTGGGACGACCGGTACGCATTATTAGGATTCGTGCCAACCGACCCAAGCCGGGTCTCTCGCATCAGCATTTGCATGGCATTGATCTGCTGAGGAGCGTCACTCAGGCGGCTGTGAAGGGCAACCATATGGGCTCCACGGAAGTGGAATTCTCGCCACGCCAGATTCGGGCAGATAATTATCAAGTGGACACCGGGACAGCGGCAAGCATCACTTTGGTCTATCAGGTGGCTTTGCCGGTTTTGCTGTTTGCCGGCCAGTTTTCCCGTTTGGAAGCGTTTGGTGGGACCAATGTCGCCTTTGCCCCACCCGTGGAGTACATGCAGGAGATTCTGGAGCCGAATCTGCGACGCTTTGGCGTAACATTTAATCTTAATGTGGTCAGGTATGGATTCTATCCCCGAGGCTGTGGAAGGTGCATTTTGGATGTGGAGCCAGTGTCTTTCCTGAAGCCAATTCAGCTGCTCGATTTCGGGCAATTGCAGGAGGTTAAAGGTTGGGCCCTCTGTTCGGGGCGAGTGCCCCGAAGTGCCGGCCGAGACATGCAGCAGACTGCTCTAAGGGAAATTCAACGCCAATGGCCACAGCATAATTGCAATATACAAGTGGTGAAATTGGCCCACGACAAGGGACCCGACAATGGCGGTGGCTTTCTGATGAAGGCTATTACCAGCACGGGTTGCATTCTGGGATCGGGAATTGTTGGCGGCAAGACCGTTAACGGGCACGAGTTGGGTGCCAGAGGCGTAAGCGAATTAAATGGCATCTTAAAGACCGAAGGCTGTGTGGATGAACATATGCAGGACCAGTTGATCATTTACATGGTCCTGGCCAAAGGACGCTCTAGCATACGCACTGGTGCCCTAACCAATCACACTCGCACAGCTATCCATGTAAGCGAACAGATGACGGGCGTAAAATTCGACATCGAGGACGACGGCGAGGGCCATTTTGTCATTAGTTGTGATGGAATTGGATTCGAAGTCCCCAAATCCGAAGAAGTATAG
- the LOC6644583 gene encoding facilitated trehalose transporter Tret1, producing MKQLEEPQQTQPQQDEKLLSSGYQIGIVCKDMDKTEKFEKPAKPLGESRLAVLRQELMVFFGNLGVLGAGMVVSMPSVTLSQLHDETQPFWLNKEESSWYASVNNIACPIGGLLVSFFMDRIGRKHTILLTNILGLLGWILLATCFLHTDRDHVYAQMLIGRAMGGIMIGMFVSPVGVYSAEISLPRIRGRLILGTSLALASGILLMYILGYFIRSNIILICCICICCQVTAILLVFPMPESPSWLLQKGRDEKARKSLRYFRGLSTKENDYVPEFEAELAHMKELAENANNTAASESFSQIIRRPEVYKPVIMLTVFFAFQQICGVVVIIVYAVQIAQRAGVAIDPVLVAVMLGVARIVTTCFMSSIFEKWGRRPSGMFSASGMAICMLLLAAGGWWPNTIGTMSWLPVICIVAHIIFSTMGMLTLPFFMISEVFPQRARGSASGIAVFLGMLTAFVMLKIYPNMDALLGTSNLFAFYAGVSFGAAVFIYLCVPETRGRTLEELEEHWRTGKFARRATVNNLKDVELHEVFLKK from the exons ATGAAGCAACTGGAGGAACCACAGCAGACACAGCCACAGCAGGATGAGAAACTTTTATCATCTGGCTATCAAATTGGCATCGTCTGCAAGGATATGGATAAGACAGAGAAATTTGAGAAACCAGCCAAACCACTGGGCGAAAGTCGTTTGGCTGTCCTGCGGCAAGAGTTAATGGTATTTTTTGGCAATTTGGGTGTCCTTGGTGCTGGCATGGTTGTTAGCATGCCATCGGTTACCCTCTCCCAGCTGCACGATGAAACGCAACCCTTTTGGCTTAATAAAGAGGAATCCAGTTGGTATG CTTCTGTTAATAATATTGCCTGTCCGATTGGCGGATTATTGGTTAGTTTTTTCATGGATCGTATTGGACGCAAACACACAATTCTATTGACCAATATCTTGGGTCTTTTGGGTTGGATTCTATTGGCCACATGTTTTCTGCACACGGATCGGGATCATGTCTATGCCCAGATGCTGATAGGACGGGCCATGGGTGGCATTATGATTGGCATGTTTGTGTCCCCGGTGGGTGTATATTCAGCCGAGATTAGTTTGCCAAGGATACGAGGACGTCTGATATTGGGCACATCGTTAGCCCTGGCATCGGGCATATTGTTAATGTATATTTTGGGCTATTTCATACGCAGCAACATTATACTCATCTGCTGCATCTGTATATGCTGTCAAGTCACGGCCATTCTATTGGTATTCCCCATGCCGGAGTCACCAAGTTGGTTGCTTCAGAAGGGACGCGACGAGAAGGCACGCAAATCGTTGAGATATTTCCGTGGCTTGTCGACAAAAG AGAATGATTATGTGCCCGAATTCGAGGCAGAATTGGCCCACATGAAGGAATTGGCCGAGAATGCCAATAATACGGCAGCCAGCGAATCCTTCAGCCAGATCATACGACGCCCCGAAGTCTATAAGCCTGTGATCATGTTGACTGTCTTCTTTGCCTTCCAGCAGATCTGCGGTGTGGTTGTGATCATTGTATATGCCGTCCAAATAGCCCAACGTGCCGGAGTGGCCATTGATCCGGTGCTGGTGGCCGTTATGCTGGGCGTGGCTCGGATTGTGACGACCTGTTTCATGAGCAGCATTTTCGAGAAATGGGGTCGACGGCCATCGGGCATGTTCTCTGCCTCCGGCATGGCCATCTGTATGCTCCTCCTTGCCGCTGGCGGCTGGTGGCCCAACACAATTGGCACCATGTCCTGGCTACCTGTGATATGCATTGTGGCGCACATTATTTTCTCCACCATGGGCATGCTGACGCTGCCCTTCTTCATGATCTCCGAAGTCTTTCCGCAACGGGCCCGCGGCAGTGCCTCCGGCATTGCCGTGTTCCTTGGCATGCTCACGGCCTTTGTGATGCTGAAAATCTATCCCAATATGGACGCCCTATTGGGTACATCCAATCTGTTTGCCTTCTATGCCGGCGTCTCGTTTGGAGCGGCGGTGTTCATCTATCTCTGTGTGCCAGAGACGCGTGGACGAACGCTTGAGGAGTTGGAGGAGCACTGGAGGACGGGCAAATTTGCTCGCCGGGCAACTGTGAACAATCTAAAGGATGTGGAGCTGCATGAGGTATTTCTCAAGAAATAG
- the LOC6644756 gene encoding UPF0184 protein CG14818 has translation MSPKNNHDPTSSGDTGNTNVQEADLREMEDVNQSLDALSCALDAVEQRTDDIMSQLRELLNSNREIRRQLEKEKENSSGHSDDDEEADDNMDGGVAANENVSK, from the exons ATGTCACCAAAAAACAACCACGATCCAACATCCTCCGGTGATACTGGCAATACCAATGTCCAGGAAGCTGATCTACGAG AAATGGAGGATGTTAACCAGAGTCTAGATGCCCTGAGCTGTGCTTTGGATGCTGTGGAACAGCGTACCGATGACATTATGTCCCAGTTGCGTGAATTGTTGAATTCCAACCGCGAGATTCGCCGCCAGCTGGAAAAAGAGAAGGAGAACAGCTCCGGACATTCCGATGACGATGAGGAGGCCGACGACAACATGGATGGTGGGGTGGCAGctaatgaaaatgtttccaaATAG
- the LOC6644752 gene encoding probable RNA-binding protein 19, translating into MSRIIVKHLPKHITEEKLRNIFGTKGVITDLQLKYTVDGKFRQFGFIGYSSEEEAQAAIKHFHNTCIQTSRVHVESCAALGSEEKPQSWSKYAKDSKKNLDIAKAEKEKEIAADKLKAKEKKTKEKKRNKVDEILGEHKDDPAFQEFMQAHDKTRSLWANDAGLAEKRDDDDQDDNEEEEEENKDVDPKPSIGRDDSGVDADAGEDEEEEDEQPVEKLAEKPISDLEYMKSLMATPSTSKTSTAVTTKKAKPDKSNLELFTIKIHNVPYNTKRQEVLKFFKPLKPYSVRLPGKVHGFCYVGFKTEKDMAKAMLKNKSFIKGKQVFFSDFTEKNKVTKANKEGRTITTTKSDGDTGKMGKWKQQQDSLQTEDNISESGRIFFRNLAYTITETDLQKLFEQFGPVVEINLPVDKITRKIKGFGTVTYMMPEHALKAFNSLDGSDFHGRLLHLLPGKELDKDGDKEDMDENDASLSFKQKKALKLKKSAQKPIGWNTLFLGANAVADILAKQFKTSKEHILDTSQGGSSAAVRLALGETQIVMEMKQFLEQEGVRLSAFDGVNQKRSKTVIVAKNLPAGTEVSELSPVFSRYGPIGRIVLPPSGVTALIEYCDASEARQAFKKLAYSKFKDAPLFLEWAPDETFTVSLNGEAIIPKSEPKLEPEPEPAKGKGKTEPVAEDADDEPEPETTIFLRNLNFKTVQETVWEHFRHLGTIHTVEIARRADPQNPRHSTSLGYGFIQFKKHSVAENALKNMQMTTIDGNSVELKRSDRVLKTQEQESSRRRQGSQKKQTGTKILVRNIPFQAQYREVRDIFKAFGELTSLRIPKKMAPGEDAHRGFGFVDFVTKADAKRAFDALSASTHLYGRRLVLEWATHEEHDDVEELRKRTAIKFDANQMATNAKRSRRAFFDVESNIPQSANNDDDDDNDGDM; encoded by the exons ATGTCTCGCATTATAGTTAAGCATTTGCCCAAGCAT ATCACCGAGGAGAAACTGCGCAACATATTTGGTACGAAGGGAGTCATTACAGATTTGCAATTAAAATACACGGTCGATGGTAAATTTCGGCAATTTGGTTTTATTGGCTACAGTAGTGAGGAAGAGGCCCAGGCGGCTATTAAACATTTTCACAACACATGCATCCAGACGAGTCGTGTCCATGTGGAATCCTGCGCAGCATTAGGCAGTGAAGAAAAGCCGCAGTCCTGGAGCAAATATGCTAAAGATAGTAAAAAGAACTTGGACATTGCAAAGGCAGAAAAGGAGAAGGAAATTGCAGCGGACAAGTTAAAAGCCAAGGAAAAGaagacaaaagaaaagaaacgcAACAAGGTCGATGAAATACTGGGCGAGCATAAAGATGATCCAGCGTTTCAGGAGTTTATGCAGGCTCATGACAAAACGCGCTCTCTGTGGGCCAATGATGCAGGACTTGCAGAAAAGCGGGATGACGACGATCAAGACGACAatgaggaggaggaagaggagAATAAGGATGTAGATCCAAAACCAAGTATTGGACGCGATGACAGCGGTGTGGATGCTGATGCTGGcgaagatgaagaagaagaagatgagCAACCAGTTGAAAAGTTAGCCGAGAAACCCATTAGTGATTTAGAGTACATGAAATCTTTAATGGCAACACCAAGTACCAGTAAAACATCCACAGCCGTCACAACAAAGAAGGCCAAACCAGACAAATCCAATTTGGAGCTGTTCACCATCAAGATACACAATGTTCCGTACAATACTAAACGGCAGGAGGTCCTTAAATTCTTCAAGCCCCTTAAGCCGTATTCCGTTCGTTTGCCTGGTAAAGTACACGGCTTTTGTTATGTTGGATTCAAGACAGAGAAGGACATGGCCAAGGCCATGCTGAAgaacaaaagtttcatcaAAGGTAAACAGGTCTTTTTCTCCGATTTTACGGAAAAGAATAAAGTGACGAAAGCCAATAAGGAGGGaagaacaataacaacaacaaaatcggATGGCGACACAGGAAAAATGGGCAAATGGAAACAGCAGCAAGATAGTCTTCAAACAGAGGATAATATATCGGAATCGGGACGCATCTTCTTTCGCAATTTGGCCTACACCATCACGGAAACAGATCTACAAAAACTATTTGAACAATTTGGTCCAGTGGTGGAGATTAATTTACCAGTGGACAAGATAACTAGAAAGATTAAGGGCTTTGGCACGGTGACCTATATGATGCCAGAACATGCCCTGAAAGCCTTTAATTCTCTTGATGGCAGCGATTTTCATGGCCGACTGCTCCACTTGCTGCCCGGCAAGGAGCTAGACAAGGATGGCGACAAAGAGGACATGGATGAAAATGACGCGAGTCTATCGTTTAAGCAGAAAAAGGCTCTGAAGCTTAAGAAGAGTGCCCAGAAACCCATTGGATGGAATACATTATTTTTGGGTGCCAATGCCGTGGCAGATATATTGGCCAAACAGTTTAAGACATCCAAGGAGCACATTCTGGACACCAGTCAAGGTGGCAGTAGTGCTGCCGTTCGCCTAGCTCTGGGTGAAACACAGATTGTTATGGAAATGAAACAGTTTCTAGAACAGGAGGGAGTCCGACTCAGCGCATTCGATGGGGTGAATCAGAAGCGTTCCAAGACTGTGATAGTGGCCAAAAATCTGCCTGCTGGCACCGAGGTTTCCGAATTAAGTCCCGTCTTTAGCCGTTATGGGCCCATTGGACGAATTGTTCTGCCACCCAGCGGAGTGACGGCTCTAATTGAGTACTGTGATGCCTCCGAGGCACGGCAGGCCTTTAAGAAGCTAGCCTACAGCAAATTCAAGGATGCTCCACTATTTCTCGAATGGGCTCCAGATGAGACATTTACCGTTAGTCTCAATGGAGAAGCCATAATACCCAAATCTGAACCCAAACTAGAACCCGAACCGGAACCAGCGAAAGGAAAAGGGAAGACTGAACCAGTGGCTGAAGATGCTGACGATGAACCTGAACCAGAGACAACAATCTTTTTGCGTAATCTTAACTTCAAGACCGTACAGGAGACAGTTTGGGAGCATTTTCGTCATTTGGGCACAATACATACAGTGGAGATAGCAAGACGTGCCGATCCACAGAATCCCCGCCATTCCACCTCACTGGGCTATGGTTTTATACAGTTTAAGAAGCATTCGGTTGCCGAGAATGCTCTCAAGAATATGCAAATGACCACCATTGATGGTAACTCGGTGGAACTCAAACGCAGCGATCGTGTGCTCAA AACTCAGGAACAAGAAAGTTCACGTCGCCGCCAGGGATCCCAGAAGAAGCAAACAGGTACCAAAATCCTGGTACGCAACATACCCTTTCAGGCTCAGTATCGGGAAGTGCGCGATATTTTCAA GGCCTTTGGGGAATTGACGTCTCTGCGCATACCCAAAAAGATGGCACCCGGCGAGGATGCCCATCGTGGTTTTGGTTTCGTTGACTTTGTGACGAAAGCAGATGCAAAGAGAGCGTTCGATGCACTGAGTGCCAGTACCCATTTGTATGGTCGCCGTCTTGTGCTCGAGTGGGCCACACACGAGGAACATGACGATGTGGAGGAGCTGCGCAAGCGGACAGCCATTAAATTTGACGCTAATCAAATGGCAACGAATGCCAAGCGAAGTCGTCGTGCCTTCTTCGATGTGGAATCCAACATCCCGCAATCGGCcaacaatgatgatgatgatgataatgatgggGACATGTAA
- the LOC6644754 gene encoding tRNA (guanine-N(7)-)-methyltransferase, which produces MVTTSQEQGHDALTATSAVTGLPQKRFYRQRAHSNPIADHSFDYPARPEDVDWSALYPNIQPDQQVEFADIGCGYGGFLVTLGEMFPQKLSIGMEIRVKVSDYVVDRIAALRLKSGKLNGDAYKNIACIRTNAMKYLPNYFRKGQLEKMFFLYPDPHFKRAKHKWRIINQALLSEYAYVLRQGGLVYTMTDVEDLHQWIVSHMNQHPLYERISPEDESQDPITPKLYQSSEEGAKVVRNKGDHFLAIFRRI; this is translated from the exons ATGGTAACCACAAGCCAGGAGCAGGGGCATGATGCTCTCACTGCCACCTCAGCTGTTACCGGCCTGCCACAGAAACGTTTCTATCGCCAGCGAGCCCACTCGAATCCTATAGCGGATCACAGTTTCGATTATCCAGCACGGCCTGAAGATGTTGACTGGAGTGCCTTATATCCAAACATACAGCCGGATCAACAAGTGGAGTTCGCCGATATTGGTTGTGGCTATGGTGGCTTTCTAGTGACCCTTGGCGAGATGTTTCCCCAGAAACTCTCAATAGGCATGGAAATACGTGTGAAGGTGTCAGACTATGTGGTGGATCGCATAGCGGCTCTACGTTTAAAGAGTGGAAAACTAAATGGCGATGCTTATAAGAACATTGCCTGCATACGGACCAAtgcaatgaaatatttgccGAACTATTTCCGCAAGGGGCAGCTCGAAAAGATGTTCTTTCTGTATCCAGATCCTCATTTTAAACGAGCCAAGCACAAGTGGCGCATTATCAATCAGGCACTACTTTCCGAATATGCTTACGTTCTAAGGCAGGGT GGTCTGGTTTATACAATGACCGATGTGGAGGATTTGCATCAATGGATTGTGTCCCATATGAATCAACATCCACTCTACGAGCGCATTAGTCCAGAGGACGAG AGTCAGGATCCCATTACGCCCAAACTCTACCAGAGCAGCGAGGAAGGTGCCAAGGTTGTCCGAAATAAAGGGGATCACTTCTTGGCCATATTCCGCCGTATCTAG
- the LOC6644755 gene encoding WD repeat-containing protein 18 has translation MGEIVEALFTCVSSEDNTTCSVQDLRTGTDLMKYKGGGNAQHHSLAMLSSHYVMAANTMKPLLHVWPINGQEQMSGLRFVVPGKVNALALSPDGAFLVVGIQENIYIWHLNTGRMLNTISRHYQAITCLRFNDNGEHFVSAGKDGAVLVWNLTQAVSPLDTGDQEANAPLYSFYDHGLAVTDLYIGLGGLRSFMYTVSLDRCCKLYDLNSGSMLLSVVFPVALHSVIVNRLETMVYVGTSEGTILPFHLQKVPRQKEYHLEEEESQAFAGGHLAGKAISCLALSVNGQQLISGGEDKLVCLWDVTSRQLIKSIAQTGVVTNLRVRLCSPSIFQPENKQPQLFADSLKRMISPADDDDECIQLNIHEVYSKGYCIKPRDFSEPEVGFKATTNGFCHSNGTEAASEDKETTEKANLENGKPSEEEELANSEDEASEEDEEDAEDDEDDDDDDDNDEEEAAEDDDEEIASDEETTEEELDDSLTSNPSKPDDAQLQKLIEENSRLKAEAQRMFEIMFNHIAINPKPQPQPQSTEKRKKARKN, from the coding sequence ATGGGCGAGATTGTGGAAGCTTTGTTCACCTGCGTCTCCAGCGAAGACAATACGACATGCAGTGTCCAGGATCTGCGGACTGGTACCGATCTGATGAAATACAAGGGCGGTGGCAATGCCCAACATCACAGCTTGGCCATGCTTAGCTCCCACTATGTGATGGCAGCCAATACGATGAAACCACTGCTGCATGTGTGGCCCATTAATGGGCAAGAGCAGATGTCTGGCCTGCGATTCGTAGTGCCAGGAAAGGTGAATGCATTGGCACTTTCGCCGGACGGAGCCTTTCTTGTGGTGGGCATACAGGAGAACATTTACATTTGGCACCTGAACACCGGTCGCATGCTAAATACAATATCGAGGCACTATCAGGCCATCACATGTCTACGGTTCAACGACAATGGTGAGCACTTTGTCAGCGCTGGAAAGGATGGAGCTGTGCTCGTTTGGAATTTGACGCAGGCGGTGTCGCCCCTGGACACTGGCGACCAGGAGGCCAATGCTCCGCTATACAGTTTCTATGACCATGGTTTGGCGGTGACAGATCTATATATTGGTCTAGGCGGTCTGCGATCGTTTATGTATACCGTTTCCTTAGATCGATGCTGCAAATTGTATGACCTAAACAGTGGTTCAATGCTCTTAAGTGTGGTCTTTCCCGTTGCCTTGCACAGTGTGATTGTGAATCGACTTGAGACAATGGTCTATGTGGGCACTAGTGAGGGTACGATTCTGCCCTTTCATCTGCAAAAAGTGCCGCGACAGAAAGAGTATCACCTGGAAGAGGAGGAAAGTCAGGCCTTCGCTGGTGGTCATTTGGCAGGCAAGGCCATAAGCTGCCTGGCGTTATCTGTGAACGGGCAACAGCTAATCTCAGGCGGCGAGGATAAACTTGTGTGCTTGTGGGATGTGACCAGTAGACAACTCATTAAGAGTATAGCCCAGACTGGGGTTGTTACCAATCTAAGGGTCCGCCTTTGTAGTCCGTCTATCTTTCAACCAGAGAACAAGCAGCCTCAGTTATTTGCCGATAGTCTAAAACGAATGATCAGTCCGGCGGATGACGACGACGAATGTATTCAGCTTAACATACACGAAGTGTACTCCAAAGGATATTGCATAAAGCCAAGAGATTTCAGTGAGCCGGAAGTGGGATTCAAAGCAACAACTAATGGCTTTTGTCACAGCAATGGGACTGAAGCAGCAAGTGAAGACAAGGAAACAACTGAAAAGGCCAACCTGGAGAACGGAAAACCATCTGAGGAGGAGGAGTTGGCCAATTCGGAAGATGAAGCCAGCGAAGAAGATGAGGAGGACGCGGAAGATgacgaggatgatgatgatgatgatgataatgatgaggAGGAGGCCGCagaggatgatgatgaagaaatCGCCTCTGATGAGGAAACTACCGAAGAAGAGCTGGACGACAGCTTGACATCGAACCCTTCCAAACCGGACGATGCCCAGCTGCAGAAATTAATCGAAGAGAATTCTAGACTCAAGGCTGAAGCCCAACGCATGTTTGAGATAATGTTCAATCACATTGCAATTAATCCAAAGCCCCAGCCTCAGCCCCAGTCCACAGAGAAGCGTAAAAAAGCTCGCAAGAACTAA